A portion of the Desulfobacterales bacterium genome contains these proteins:
- a CDS encoding CYTH domain-containing protein translates to MFTTKHIQYLYMDIVEFSKPSRQGINQSKIKMKLNEIVFKAVEKIPYNQRILNSSGDGICIAVIDSEGLDEDILLQIAIQVLKDIQSYNSTCSSPNEQFNIRIAINEDEDELFFDVNGYINFTGNGIIFARRIMDIADEKQILIGQKTHNRLKDKTNYKYTEMKCPVKHHDEIIIYQYQGIEGETLPDSLDIKPPKLIDIKKVSTYEKEFKLGVNKKADIDIIEGELNNDISDICNINSIKQSGNITEITQIDTYIDDENLTLYKAGISLRTREYIPESKIRLTIKKRHPVNIEEGIYERLQNDQIISETQKEELLKGNAIIAIPYQIIKYISQVGQLKAIFKIENKRKIITVQFDNNPDNKADICLDDIIYDYGGTPQNQEHFEIEIKNKGASQEQIKKLADYLEKIYKCKPITFSKYDIGIQKKDPNLKMTSADEVEFKFEISGTPDEIRNIYEHITDYIKDTDFIAEGQPSLKEQTDIYLDDEKFNLYLNKASFRLRRKKDKIQLTLKKVLPKNIWILKPEMYHRIEEEIYIDAGQERDLKEGKPIDVFPYKLIKYLIPGCGVFKPILQVINNRQVLNIHLKNDEKSKAELCLDDVKYVIDGQEFGPFFEIEIEAKGAKIDEMNKLAEHLKDKLKLVPSTRNKYEKGLHVLNLVK, encoded by the coding sequence ATGTTCACAACAAAACATATTCAATATTTATATATGGATATTGTAGAATTTAGCAAGCCAAGCAGACAAGGTATTAATCAGTCTAAAATAAAAATGAAATTAAATGAAATTGTATTTAAAGCTGTCGAAAAAATTCCATACAACCAAAGAATTTTAAACTCTTCTGGAGACGGCATCTGCATTGCTGTTATTGATTCAGAAGGCTTAGATGAAGATATATTGCTTCAAATTGCCATTCAGGTTTTAAAGGATATTCAATCATATAACTCTACTTGCTCGAGTCCAAACGAGCAATTTAATATCAGAATAGCTATTAATGAGGATGAAGACGAACTCTTCTTTGATGTAAATGGCTATATTAATTTTACTGGAAACGGAATAATATTTGCCAGAAGAATTATGGATATAGCCGATGAAAAACAAATTCTTATTGGGCAGAAGACCCATAACCGTTTAAAAGATAAAACTAACTATAAATACACAGAAATGAAATGTCCTGTTAAGCACCATGATGAAATTATAATATATCAATATCAAGGAATTGAAGGAGAAACTTTACCAGATTCGTTAGATATTAAGCCTCCTAAACTTATTGATATCAAAAAAGTTTCAACTTATGAAAAAGAATTTAAATTAGGAGTCAATAAAAAGGCTGATATTGACATAATAGAAGGTGAATTAAATAATGATATCTCTGATATTTGTAATATAAATTCTATTAAACAATCTGGAAATATTACTGAAATAACGCAAATAGATACCTATATTGACGATGAAAATTTAACCCTTTATAAAGCAGGTATTTCTTTAAGAACAAGAGAATATATTCCTGAAAGTAAAATAAGGCTAACTATAAAAAAAAGACATCCTGTCAATATTGAGGAAGGGATATATGAAAGACTCCAAAATGACCAAATCATCAGCGAAACACAAAAAGAGGAATTATTAAAAGGAAACGCTATCATTGCTATTCCTTATCAAATAATAAAATATATATCCCAAGTTGGACAGCTTAAGGCTATCTTTAAAATAGAGAATAAAAGAAAAATAATCACTGTTCAATTTGATAATAATCCAGATAATAAGGCTGATATATGTCTTGATGATATAATTTATGATTATGGAGGAACCCCTCAAAATCAAGAACATTTTGAAATTGAAATCAAAAATAAGGGCGCATCTCAGGAACAAATTAAAAAATTAGCTGATTACCTTGAAAAAATTTATAAATGTAAACCTATTACCTTTTCTAAATATGATATTGGAATTCAAAAAAAAGATCCGAATTTAAAAATGACAAGCGCTGATGAGGTAGAATTTAAATTTGAAATTTCAGGAACACCAGATGAAATACGTAATATTTATGAACATATAACGGATTATATTAAAGATACAGACTTTATAGCAGAAGGTCAGCCGAGCTTAAAAGAACAGACCGATATTTATTTGGATGACGAAAAGTTTAACCTATATTTAAACAAAGCTTCATTTAGGCTTCGTAGAAAAAAAGATAAAATTCAACTTACTTTAAAAAAAGTTCTTCCTAAGAATATATGGATATTAAAGCCTGAAATGTATCATAGAATTGAGGAAGAAATTTATATTGATGCTGGACAGGAAAGGGATTTAAAAGAAGGTAAGCCTATAGATGTTTTTCCGTATAAATTGATTAAATATTTAATTCCCGGATGCGGAGTATTTAAGCCAATATTGCAAGTTATAAATAATAGACAGGTTTTAAATATTCATCTTAAAAACGATGAAAAAAGCAAAGCCGAGTTATGCCTTGATGATGTTAAATATGTAATTGATGGACAAGAATTTGGACCTTTTTTTGAAATAGAAATTGAAGCCAAAGGTGCTAAAATAGATGAAATGAATAAGCTGGCGGAACATTTAAAAGATAAATTAAAACTTGTTCCTTCAACAAGAAACAAGTATGAAAAAGGCTTACATGTTTTAAATCTTGTAAAATAA